In Deltaproteobacteria bacterium, the genomic stretch ATAAATCAACTTATCCAAGAATTAACTGCGGAAGTTGAGAAAAATAATTCACAAATTTCTGGAATTAAATCACCCACTTCGGAAAATCTAGATTCCTATAAGAAACTGCTCGACTCTGCTGGTCAGTTTCGTGGCCGCCCTCTTCACTATCCCTATGTGGGCTCAGGAGCCGGCCGTGGACCCTATGTAGAACTTGCCGATGGCAGTGTCAAAATGGATTTAATCAATGGCATCGGAATTCATCTTTTTGGTCATGCACACCCCAGGGTGATTCATGCCTCCTTGCGTGGATCTCTTATGGATATCGTGATGCAGGGAAATCTAGAGCCCAACCGGGAATATCTTCAGCTATCCCAAAAATTAGTCGGTCTTGCTGGCAAAAAAAGTCGTCTAAAATATGTTTGGTTTGCTACCTGTGGCACCATGGCAAATGAGAATGCGCTCAAAATGGCTAGACAAAAAAATTCGCCTGCAAGAATGATTGTCTCTTTTAAAAATGCTTTTGCTGGCAGATCCACCATGATGGCAGAAGTCACTGACAATCCGGCTTATAAGCAAGGTCTTCCTGAATACCATGAAGTTCTGCGTCTTCCTTTTTATGATAAAAAAGACCCCTCCTCTTCAGAAAAAACATTGCGAGCCCTCAAAGAGCATGTCGTGCAACAAGAACAGCATGGAAATAAAATTGCCTGTTTTTCATTCGAACCCATGTTGGGTGAAGGTGGCTACATGCCTGCAAATAGAGAATTTTTTGTTCCACTTTTAGATTTTTGTAAGCAACAAAAAATCGCTATCTGGGCGGATGAAGTTCAAACTTTCGCAAGAACAGGAGAGCTTTTTGCCTTTGAGACTTTGGACATTGGTAACTATATTGATATTGTTACTATTGCCAAGACAGTTCAATTAGGCGCTACTATCTACACTGAAGAATTTAACCCTAAACCAGGTCTTATTGCAGGAACGTTTTCTGGATCCACTGTCTCCATGCATGCGGGAATGGAAATGCTAGACATGCTTGTTGGCGAAAATTATTTTGGCCCCCAAGGGCGCATTCAAGCCATACACCGCCAAGTAGTTCAAGGGCTGAATTTCCTAAATGAAAATTCTTGTAAAGGTAAAATTACTGATGCCTGTGGCATGGGATTAATGATTGCCTTTACTCCTTATGATGGAAAAAAAGAGCAAGTGGATGCCTTCCTAAAAAATCTTTTTAACAATGGAGTTATTGCTTTTTCATGTGGGAAAGATCCGATGAGGGTTCGGTTCTTAATTCCTGCCTGCATCAAGGATGAGGAAATTAAAATCGCCCTGCAAGTAGTTGAAAAAACCATTCTTCAAAGCAATAACTAATTTATGGATTTTATCCAAGCTTGCAGAGAATTTATCGCTATCGACAGTACTCCTTCCCATGGATCCTATAAAGCTGCCGATTTTGCTGCGAGGTTCTGTCAGGAACTTGGTCTTTTTGTTGAAAAACAAATTGAAAGATCAACCCATTTTGAAGAAATGAATTTAATCATTCGACCAACAGCTGAAAGGCACAGCCTTGAGTTTTTATTTCAAAATCACTTAGACACTTCTGATCCCGGGCCCTATCACGCATGGGAAAAAACGGGATTAAATCCTTTTGATGCCAGCATTGTTGATAATAAGATTTATGGTCTTGGTGCCGCAGATGTTAAACTAGATTTTTTAATTAAAGCTCAAACTCTGAGTGAATTTAAAAACATTAAATCTTTCTCTTTACCCCCGGTTTTAGTCGCCACCTTTGGTGAAGAATCGGGAATGAACGGCACTCTTAAACTCATAAGAAAAAATAAAGTGTCTCCTAAATACGCTCTTATTGGCGAGCCGACCAATTTGGAAATTGCTAGTTCTGCTAAGGGCTTTGTTGGCGTTGATATTCAAATTCCTTTTTCTGAAGAGGAAATTCAGTACCGAGCTGAGCATAACCTCAGAGAAAGCACTTCCACTCAAAGTAAAATATTTCAAGGCAAAGCGGCGCACTCTTCAACTCCACACCTGGGTGAGAGTGCCATTGTAAAAATGCTAGATTATTTGGAATTACTGCCTGACAATATTGCGATCATGGAAATTGACGGGGGTAATAATTACAATACCGTACCAAGTCATGCGTTCATGGAATTAGACCTCACTCCCATGTTGAACCCCATCAATTCTAAAATTATTCAAATATATAAAGATATCAAAAGACTCGAAGAGGAATTTTTGCAATATCAAGATCACTCCTTTACTCCCGTTTCTCCAACTTTAAACATTGGTCTTATAAGAACCTTTCATGATCATATTTTATTAAGTGGAAATTGTCGTATTTTGCCAAATATCCCTCAAAATACCTTTGAAAAATGGATGGCTTTTTTAAAAAACTCTTGCAGCAAAAATAATTGCCGATTCAATATCACTGATTATAAAAAACCATTCAAAACCAATGACTCTTCGGTATTTCTTAAGGGTGCCAGTGCCGTTTTGATGGAACTTAATTTAAACTCAACCCCTATTTCACTTTCTTCTACTAACGAGTCCAGTTTATTTAGCCGGTTAGGTATAGATTGTCTCTGTTTTGGTCCAGGTTTAAGAGATGGTAATATTCACACCCCCAATGAACATGTAAAAATAGATGATCTTGATAAAGCCACCCAATTTTATAGGAAAATGATTGAAAGGTTTTGTATATGAGTTTTATTATCCGACCGGCTCAACACGAAGATGTAAATCAACTCGTCGATTTGGCGAAACAGTTTAATTTGTTAAATCTACCTGGCGAAAAAAAAACTCTCCAAAATAAAATTGAAAAAAGCATGAAATCATTCTCGGAAAACCTTCCCAAGTCTTCTAGTGAATATTTATTTGTTCTTGAAGATACTGAAGAAAAATTAGTCGTGGGTTCTTCTTTGATCATCGCCAAACATGGAACCGATGATATTCCTCATTTTTTTTTCAAATTATTAAAAAAAAATCATTTTAGTGAAGATCTTGGGACTGGGTTTATTCATCAAGTACTCCGTTTTCAATTGGATACCGATGGCCCTACAGAAATTGGCGGTCTATTGGTAGATAAAACCTATCGCCGCAGGCCAGAAAAACTTGGAAAACAAATTAGTTTAGCTAGATTTGTCTACATGGGCCTATACCCCAATCGTTTTGAAGACCGTGTTTTATGTGAATTAACTCCGCCCTTAACTGAAGAAGGTCGCAGCGAGTTCTGGGAGGCTTTGGGTCGCAGATTCACTGGCCTTCCCTATCAAGAGGCCGATGTTTTAAGTCAAAGTCATAAAGAATTTATTCAAAGTCTTTTTCCAGAAGATGATATTTATCTTTGTTTGCTGGATTCAAAAGCCCGACTTGTCCTTGGTCGTGTAGGTCAAGCAACAAAGCCAGCACAGCATCTATTAGAAAGTATTGGGTTTGAATATTTAGATGAGGTAGATCCATTTGATGGAGGTCCTCACTATGGTTGTAAAGTGGAAGCCCTCGCCCCGATTAAACAAAGTCGAATGGTCCGTTTGACTGAGTTTAAAGATCCCAAATTTCAAGGTCGAGTTTTAGTCGGAGTTCCCGGCGATCATTTTAAAGCTGCAGTTGTTCCCTATGATTTAAGGCATGATGAGATTTCCATCCCTTCTAAGATGAAAGATCTTCTTGAAATTGAAAATGATTCAGAAATATTTGTAACCCCCTTCGAATATGAAAAGTAAAAGGAGAGCTTATGAGCTTCAAAGGTGATTTCATAAATGGGCAATTTCTTAAAATTGAAAAACCAGATGGAGAATTTAAAGATATTTCTCCGGCCGACCTAAGCGATGTTCTGATGACCGTTTCCTTTAAACACGAACATGTCGATGAAGCTTGCTTTGCTGCCAAAAAAGCCTATTCGCCTTGGGCTCACCTCAGTTTTGAACAAAGAAAAGAATATCTTTTACGCTTAAAAGAATTATTTGTGACCCATGAAGCTGAAATGGCCAAAGCCATTTCTAGAGACACGGGAAAACCTTTGTGGGATGCCACCACCGAGGCCAAAGCTCTTTATGGAAAAATTGATATCACTTTGAATTTTTCTTCCAAGCTCATACAAGAAGAAAGAATTCCCAATGCCCTCCCCCAGGTAGATGGAGTCATCCGCTATAAACCTCGGGGTGTGATGGCCGTTATAGGGCCCTTTAATTTTCCGGCTCATTTACCTAATGGACATATTATTCCTGCTCTCTATGCTGGTAACACAGTTGTTTTTAAACCTTCAGAACAAACACCTTTTGTCGGGCAACTTTATTCTGAGCTTATTGAAAAGGCTCAATTTCCACCGGGTGTTTTCAATATGGTTCAAGGTGATGGCGAGTCAGGAAGACGGTTAGTTTCCCATGAAGCTGTGGATGGAATTTTATTTACTGGATCTTACGAAGTTGGTCTCAAAATAAAACAAGAGACCATGACACACTATTGGAAAATATTAGCACTGGAAATGGGTGGAAAAAATTCAACCGTGATTTGGGATGATGCCGATATGGACAAGGCCCTGTATGAGACTCTGATCGGCGCCTACATGTCCACTGGACAAAGATGTTCTTGCACAAGTCGTATTTTTATTCATGAAAAAATAGCTGAAAATTTTGTTGAACGTTTTTACCAATCTGCGAAAAAACTAACTATTGGGCATTGGTCTGAAAACCCTTTCATGGGTCCTTTAATAAATGCTTCCGCTGTTGAAAAATACTTGCGCTTCCAGGAAATTGCGAACCGTGAAAATTGTGAATCCATGATGCGAGGTAAGGTTTTAGATTTAAAAACAAAAGGACACTACGTCACACCTAGTATTCATCTTGTGAAGAAATTTGATCCCAAATCGGTATATCAAAAAAGTGAAATTTTTGGACCTAATGTTGCTGTCTTTACCGTGAACGACTTTGACGAAACTCTTTCTCAGATTAACTCAACTGGTTATGGTCTGGTCATGGCTTTATTTACTAAAAATGAATCCCTTTACAAAAAAGCACTTTTAGAAGCTCGAGTTGGCTTATTAAACTGGAATCGTACAACCAATGGAGCTAGCTCGAAACTTCCTTTTGGCGGCATGGGTAAATCAGGAAATGACAGACCCTCGGCTCACTTTGCAATTCAATATTGCACGGTACCCGTGGCTAGCCTTGAAGACTTGACCCCCTTTGATGAAACTAAAATGGTCCCAGGATTGACATTTACAAAATGAGTCGTTTATGTTGAAACCATCTACCATCAATAAACCATTACGAGTTTTTTTCTTAGCTGTTTTTTCTTTAATTTCTTCTTTGGGAATTTTAATAGGTTTTTTATACTGGAACTTTGTTTTCAAACCAGCTTCGAAGGAAACCAAACAAGTTGTGTACGAAATCACTCCTCAAAAAACATTCAAAACAATTGCTAAAGAATTAGAAGATGCCAATTTAGTTAAAAACGCTCAATTTTTTAATATTTATGCAAAAATTATTGGTTTGCGATCCAAGATCAAAGTAGGTGAATACTCATTAAATTCAAGCATGAGACCTAAAGAAATACTGAATGTATTGGTTTCGGGGATCAGTATATTTAAGCCCCTGACCATTCCTGAAGGCTCTAATCTTTTTGAAATTGCCGAGATCTTTGAAAGAATGGGCTTAACTACAAAAGAAGAATTCATTCGACTTTGTTTTGATCAAGAATTTATCAAATCTCTGCTTGGCTATTCCGTTCCAAGTCTAGAAGGGTATTTATATCCTGAGACCTATCAAATCACAAAATACATGAATCTAAGAGATATCCTTAAGACACAAGTTAAACAATTTCAAAATGTATTTAATGATATTATGGAAAAAAATAAAATAACTTATCTAAAACCAAATGAGTTATTAATACTTGCAAGTATCATTGAAAAAGAAACTGGCAATCCATCAGAAAGAGTCCTTATCTCCTCTGTCTTTCATAACCGCCTTCGAATCAAAATGAAATTACAAACTGACCCAACTATTTTATATGGAAAATCCTTATCCAATAAAAAACTTGAAAATAATATTACTAAACAAGACCTCTTATCTGACAACAATCCCTATAATACCTACAGAATTCCGGCGCTTCCCCCTGGGCCTATTTCTAATCCCGGAAGAGCCTCTCTTATGGCGGCTATCCAACCAGCTCAAACTAATTTTTTATACTTTGTAAGTCAGAACGATGGGACCTCTAGATTTACTGAGAATCTGCGAGAACATAATTCCAATGTTGAAGAAACTCAACTCAACCCCAAAATGCGCGAAGGTAAATCCTGGCGAGATTTAAAAAAATAATCCGGATCGATATCAACAATTTTCTAAATGACCATCTTTTAAAAAAATTTTCATGTCTGCTAAAGCTGCAAAATCAGCGTCATGGGTCACATAAATTACTGTTGTTTGTCCCTCTCTGGTTGCTGATTTTAATATATTCATAACAATTTCGCCATTCGTTGAATCTAGATTCCCTGTTGGCTCGTCAGCAAAAATATATTGTGGCTCTTGAATTAAGGCTCTGGCAATAGCCACCCGCTGTTGTTCACCTCCTGAGAGCTGCCTTGGCAATCGATCCAACTTTTCTTCTATACCAAATTGAGTTAGCAAATCAATTCCTCTTTTTCTTCGTGCTATCTGCTGGCCCGTTCTTCTTGTAGGCATTAGTACATTTTCCAAAGAAGTTAATTCAGGCAACAAATAATGAAATTGAAAAATAAACCCCATTTTCAAGTTTCTGAACTCATGAACTTCTTTTTCATTCATTGTTGAGATTTCTTTTTTATCAAAAAAAACTTTTCCACTGGTTGGGTGATCCAAAGTACTCATCGAATAGAGCAAAGTTGATTTGCCCGAACCAGATCTTCCTGTAATCGAAACAAAACTGTTATCTGGTATTTTAAACGAGATCCCATGAAGAATTTCTATGGGAGGTTCACCAAAAGACTTTTTTAAATTATCTACAACGATCATTTTTATTCGCCACTTCTGACAATATCTATGGGATTTAACTTGCCAGCCGCCCGCGCCGGTAAATAGGAAGACAAAACCGATGCCCCTACGGCCATAGCAATTCCCATTAAATATAATCTTGGAGAAAAATTTACCCTCATCGTATCCATCATCCCTCCAATTTTTAAAGTACTTAAATACAAGCTCATCAAAAATCCAAAAAATAAGCCGATGATTCCACCTGAAATTCCAAGGAATAGTCCCTGAACCATAAATAAGTTTTGAATTTCCGAGGGATCAAATCCAAAACTTCTTAAAATACCAATATCTTTTCTTTTTTGATTCACCAAAATATTAAGAATATTATAAATTCCAAATGAGGCAACAACCATAATGGCAACGGTGATAAAGGTTCTAATAAAATCTTGCAAACTAAAAACGCTTAAAATACTCGCATTACTTTGGTCCCAACTTTGAACTTTTTCGTCTGTAAATGCCGCATACTCTGCTGCAAAAGTTTGCGCATCTTCCACATCAGTCAGCCGGATGGCGATATCGGTAATTTCACTTGGACGCGACAATGCATTTTGTACGTCTCTTAGATGAGCATATCCAATGCTATCATCTATATTAACAATTCCTGTTTTGTAAATTCCTGAAATCTTAAATGGAATCAAATCCGCCTTACCAACGGAAATTAAAATCGTATCGCTTAATTTAGAACCCATTTTTTTCGCCAATCCAACTCCAAGAATGACTCTGTTTCCACCACCCGTAAGAGATTGGTAATCTCCAGAAATCATATAGTTTGAAATATTGGTTACTTTGGCTTGATTTACAGGATCTACACCCTGAAGTTTTCCACTGAGACTGATGCCACCCTTGATATATAAAACCATGGCCCCAATTAAAGGAGAGTAGGCAAGAACTCTTGGGTCTCGATCCAATTTATGAAACCATCCTAAGGGATAATTAATTTTTGCGGATTCTTGCCTCCCAGAAGGTGTTGTGACCCAAAACACGTGACTTTTATCCTTGAATAAACTCACGTTTAGATCTTGCTCCGTCACCATTTTTTCTTTAGCACTGATTTTTACATAGGCATCGTTGTTAACTAGCTGATCGATAATAAAAGATTGAAATCCCGTCATGATGGCGGCAAAGGTAATAAAAGCCGTGGTACCAAGTGCCACTCCCAATAAGGTTAACAAACTTTGTTTGGGTCTGGCAAAAATGTGTCTGAACGCTAAAAAAAACATAATGATCTTATTTCCTTACCAGAATTAAATCTTCTTCTTTAATCTCACCTGAAATCTCTTCGGCCCATTCCTGATCCATAATTCCCAATTTCACCTCATGCTTTTGTTTATCCTTATTTCTAATCAAAGTGATAAATTTATTACTGATGGATTTGATGGGTATTAAAAGAGTTTTGTCTTTACTTGCAACCTCAATAGCCACATCGGCTGTCATTCCTGGTAAAATTTCCTTTGGCAATTTCTTGACTTCAATTTTTGCAATAAATTGTCCCATGGAAGGATAGAGAGTTGTCACTTGTCCTTCGATCAATTCATTTCTTAAGTTTTCAAAAGAAATTCGAGCCTTCATGCCTGTCTTAACCCTGAGACTAGCCACCTGGTCTAAATGTGATTCAATAAATACTTTTTCCAAATCTTCGACACTCACCACCGTTCTATCTGCAAACACATTTTCGCCCACATTATAGGGAATACTTAGTACGGTTCCATCAAAGGGACTGCTTACGGTCGGTCCATCTTCAAAACGCAAAAGTTTCGTTCCTTTAGATACTTTTTGTCCTTCTTGAACATACAAAGCATTCAAAGTTTTCCCGACTCCTGATTTAAAATTAAACTTATAGTAACTTTGTACAGTGCCAAGACCATAAATAACTTCTGTAATGGGTCCCATCTTAGGCTTTACAAGTTCAAATGATTTTTTATTTTGATTCCACTTAAATAAAATAAAAGCCAAAATCACCACGACCGGAATAATTAATAAATACTTTTTTTTCATCTGCGACTCCACTCACTGCTTCCCATTGTCTGCTTTCCATTTAATATCTCATTTTGACTATTTCAATTCAACACATGTCTAGACTTTAGTCATTGTCTCAATTTGAATCATCTTTAACTTATTGATTATTGGTGATTTTTTCTGTCTCAAAATGAATGTCTCTGGCACGTGTCTCGCAATGATCTCTTTTTATAAAGTTTCATCACAAAAGGAGACAACTATGAAACACTTAACAATCGCCCTTATCATGACCCTATTAACTTCTTTCTCAGCACTTGCGGCCGGCAAGAGCAGATGTCCTCTGGCTGCTAAAGGCACTCTTGCGACTAATGATGGTTCTTACACTCGGCTTGACATGAGTCGAAGTAAAAGTGCGCTAGCAACTGTAAATGCAAATACAGCTTCTGAAAAATCACAAAAGTAAACTATCGTTCTGATTTGCTTGCAAGAGGTGTTTTGGAGTGGCTTGAAAATAGATTATGAATGCTTTCTTTTGAAGACTTATAGGCATTCTCTATGGCCAACGCCCCTCCAGCAGCTGCTGCCTGAATGTGTTTAGGAATAGATGACTGATAAAACCATGTAGTTAGGGTTTTTTCCAATGTCGAATGGTTTACTTCGATTTGTAATATTCCAATGAATAAAATACTCAGTACGGCACATTTTAAAATATATAACAAATCGCTTATCATTTATTTTCCTTTCCTAAATTTGTTGTGGTACCCACAACTTTTTCTAAAGCTTTAAACAAACTGAGTTTGGTAAATGGCTTTTCAACAAACTCATCCACACCATTTTTTTTGGCATTGATAATAATTTTCTCATCGTCGATTGTTGACATACCGATAATTTTTAACTCTGGCCAAATGATTTTTGCCTCTGCCGCGACCTCAATTCCATTTTTAAAAGGCATAACAAAATCTAAAAACAAAACATCGGGAAGAATCTTTTTAACTAACTCAATGGCTTCATTGCCATTGAAAGCCGAACCAACAAACTTAAACTCATCTTCGGTTAAAAGATTTTTTATGACTTCATGAATGAAGGGAGCGTCATCGGCTATGGAGTATCTGACCATGATAATATGTTGACCTAGTTTGGAATTAAATGAAACGTTCCTGACTGATATCTAGACCTATGCTCTAGTGAATTGACCCCCCTATAATAATTAAGCAAAATAGACCTATGAACCAAACTTTATCTGAAAAAATAACTCGACCTTCAAAAATTAATAAACGACTCGAAATAAGTTTATCATTGGTTATTCTGCCTCTTTTTTTTAATTTACAAACTCTTGCGAAACCAACAAACCCGACTCACCAAAAAAATTCGACAAATATAGCTAAAATTGCGCCACCAAATAAAGAAAGAATTTATACCAGCAAGGATGACGAGGCGATTACGATAGAAAAAATTTATTTCGAAACTTTTTCAGATAATATGAATCATATTTACGCGCAAAAAGCACAGGAAAAAATTACTTCCTTATTCGCTGAAGAACCTCAATGGGAGATAGTTACAGACCCCAAACATGCAGATATTCAAGTTTCTTCCCGCCTGACGAAAAATCCAAAAACAATTTCGATAAGACTGAGCTTTTCGTTTACTAAGAAAACGGATTCTAGCAACTCAGACTTAACTTTTAGCGATTCCGTTGACTTAGAAAATGTTTTTGAAATGGAAAAAATATTGCTCAGCTATGAAAATCTTTTCTATTCCCTTAAGAAAAGAATTCCCTATCAAGGGGTTATCTTGAGTCGCTCGCAGGACCAAGTCACTCTAAGTCTAGGAAAAAAACAAGGCCTTTTAGAAAACCAAGATGTCATAGCTATTTTAATAACTAAAATTAAAAAGCACCCAAAAACTAACTTCTATATTTCAGCTGAGAAAGAAATTCTTGGAAAAATTCAAATTACGAAGGTTGACGAAGCCCTGAGTTTTGGAAAAATTCTTTATGAGCGTGCTGAAAATTCGATTCAAAAAAATACAAAAATTGAGTTTTCCAAACTGGACCTCCGGCTGACTCAAGAAAATCCAGATATGAAAAATAGACCTGACAGCCCCATCGTCATTGGAAAATCTCCCCAGCAAGAATGGCTTCCTACCGAGCCACCTCAATTTGGAAAAGTGAGTATTACTGGCGGTTTAATTCAATACACCCACAATTTGAACTTCCTATCAGCAGGCTCAAAAACAGTTGGCCAGTGGTTAACTCCAACGATAAAAGCCGCTGGCGAATTGTGGATCAATCCAGAATTTCACTTAGAACTATTTTTACGACAGTCCTCTTTCAAAGTTTCTAACCCTTTAGAAGGTTCAGAACCAGGCTCTGTCAACACAAGCCTCAGTCAATACCAAGTAAAAGCAAAATATAATTATGCTCTGGATTCTTCATTTAGATCACCCCAATTTCAAGCCTCCATTGGCATGGGACAGTTCACTGCTAGTTTTGATACAACCGCTCCCGTGTCTTTATCTTCTCATTCTTATGGTGGAATTTTACTGGGTTTTAATGGTCAATTTCCTATTTCAGAAGAAATACCCGTAGATCTTGGACTATATTTTAATTATTTCCTAACAAAAACACTCAGTGATTCTGCTGCTGCAGAATCCTCAGGAGTTCAAATAAATGATTTTGGATTGCTCTTGAGATATCTCAAATCACAAAAATTATCTTATATCTTTGATCTCAGCTTTGAATACTACGCTTCTGATTTTAACAGCAGCACCGGAACAAGAGCTGACCCTATCAATGGCGCCACCCACAGACTCATGACCACTATGGCAGGAATTGAGTATTCATTTTAACAGGTTTTTGCTGCCTTCAAAGTTTCCCATTCCTTCATATAATCTTCTAAATCCAAAGGTTTAGTAATGGTCTCGTCTGAGGGATTTATATACTCGCCTTGAACTCCATCCCAACCTTGAAATTTAATACTCCGATGGGTCCTTTCCAATGAAAAGGAAGGTACAAAATAGGCTTTGCCACCACCGTTTGGAATGTCTAATGAAAGTTGAGGCATGGCCAATCCTGATAAATGACCCCAAAGATTTCTTTGAATTGTTAATGAATCTTCAAGAGAAGTTCGAAGATGATCTGTTCCCAAGGACGGGTCACATTGAAACATGTAATAAGGCTTTACCCGAAGGTAAAGTAATCTTCGCGAAAGGGCTTGAACAATGGCTTCATGATTATTGATACCGTTGAGCAACACCATTTGATTAAATGTGGGAATCCCATGATCCACAATCATTTCCAGTTTTTCTGCTGCAATTTCTGTGAGCTCTCTTGGATGATTAAAATGAGTCATCAAATAAACAGGTTTGTAACGCCTCATGGTTTTTAGTAAGTCTTCGTCAATTCGTTGTGGACAGACCACAGGCATTCTTGAACCAATTCTTATAATTTCAACATGCTCAATTTTACGAATTTCATTCAGGATATTATCAATTATATTATTGCTTAAAGTCAGCGGATCTCCACCCGAAAGAATCACCTCTCTTATTCCTGGATGTGATTTGATATAACTTAAAGATTCTTCAAATTCTTTCGCTTTTAAAAATGAAAGCTCATTTCCAGTAAAATGTTTCCTCGTACAATAGCGACAGTAGACACTACAAAAATCGGTAACCAAAAATAGAACTCTATCCGAATACCTGTGAATCAATCTTGGAGTTTTTAAATTTACTTTTTCCCCCAACGGATCCAACATTTCTTGGTACTCTGATTTGAGCTCCTGCAATGAGGGCATTAAAATCTTTCGAATGGGATCTGATTCCACATCTTTACAAAGACTCGCATAATAGGGTGTTGTCCTTATATTAAATACAGCCTCCGAGTTTTTAAATGCCTGTTCCTCGGAATCAGAAAGTTTAAAGTATTTTTTAAAGTCCAAAATATTCTTAATCGAATTCTGCATTTGCCAATTGTAACTATTCCATAATGATTCTGTGATCTGGTAATCATTAATAAGAAACGATGGGATCTGGGGATTTTTTTGAAAGCTTATTTTTGGCATTATCAGAAGATAAGTAAAGTTATTTTTTACTAGAGTCAAGTCATTGAAAATTCGAAATAATTTTAAAAATCTTATTTTGATATACTACAAGTTAAACACTTTCTCATTTTGATACGCTTTTAATAGATTTGTATTTTCATATTAAATTCCAACAGGATAAGCCTTTCAAGGGCCATATTCAATGAGACCACTTTGTTGTCACTGGCTTTGCATTTTTATAGGAATGTACAGCTAATTTTTTATTAGCAGCAAAGTTTACAACTTTTTTGGAGGCTCTATGAACTCAGTTTTACACAACTATAAAAAATGGCTACTTTATGGTTCCCTACTATCAACACTTGGATTTACCATCTCAGGCACCAACCCCAGAACCGAAGGCCAAATTTCCCTCTCCGCAGAGTCTCCACCTGCTGCAGCTGCTGCACCCGATAAGGCACCCGATAAGGCACCCGATAAGGCACCCGATAAGGCACCTGAAAGAGCAGCGCCAGCCGTAAAAA encodes the following:
- a CDS encoding aminotransferase class III-fold pyridoxal phosphate-dependent enzyme; this encodes MKLLGDQLLQSERINQLIQELTAEVEKNNSQISGIKSPTSENLDSYKKLLDSAGQFRGRPLHYPYVGSGAGRGPYVELADGSVKMDLINGIGIHLFGHAHPRVIHASLRGSLMDIVMQGNLEPNREYLQLSQKLVGLAGKKSRLKYVWFATCGTMANENALKMARQKNSPARMIVSFKNAFAGRSTMMAEVTDNPAYKQGLPEYHEVLRLPFYDKKDPSSSEKTLRALKEHVVQQEQHGNKIACFSFEPMLGEGGYMPANREFFVPLLDFCKQQKIAIWADEVQTFARTGELFAFETLDIGNYIDIVTIAKTVQLGATIYTEEFNPKPGLIAGTFSGSTVSMHAGMEMLDMLVGENYFGPQGRIQAIHRQVVQGLNFLNENSCKGKITDACGMGLMIAFTPYDGKKEQVDAFLKNLFNNGVIAFSCGKDPMRVRFLIPACIKDEEIKIALQVVEKTILQSNN
- a CDS encoding M20/M25/M40 family metallo-hydrolase produces the protein MDFIQACREFIAIDSTPSHGSYKAADFAARFCQELGLFVEKQIERSTHFEEMNLIIRPTAERHSLEFLFQNHLDTSDPGPYHAWEKTGLNPFDASIVDNKIYGLGAADVKLDFLIKAQTLSEFKNIKSFSLPPVLVATFGEESGMNGTLKLIRKNKVSPKYALIGEPTNLEIASSAKGFVGVDIQIPFSEEEIQYRAEHNLRESTSTQSKIFQGKAAHSSTPHLGESAIVKMLDYLELLPDNIAIMEIDGGNNYNTVPSHAFMELDLTPMLNPINSKIIQIYKDIKRLEEEFLQYQDHSFTPVSPTLNIGLIRTFHDHILLSGNCRILPNIPQNTFEKWMAFLKNSCSKNNCRFNITDYKKPFKTNDSSVFLKGASAVLMELNLNSTPISLSSTNESSLFSRLGIDCLCFGPGLRDGNIHTPNEHVKIDDLDKATQFYRKMIERFCI
- a CDS encoding arginine N-succinyltransferase — translated: MSFIIRPAQHEDVNQLVDLAKQFNLLNLPGEKKTLQNKIEKSMKSFSENLPKSSSEYLFVLEDTEEKLVVGSSLIIAKHGTDDIPHFFFKLLKKNHFSEDLGTGFIHQVLRFQLDTDGPTEIGGLLVDKTYRRRPEKLGKQISLARFVYMGLYPNRFEDRVLCELTPPLTEEGRSEFWEALGRRFTGLPYQEADVLSQSHKEFIQSLFPEDDIYLCLLDSKARLVLGRVGQATKPAQHLLESIGFEYLDEVDPFDGGPHYGCKVEALAPIKQSRMVRLTEFKDPKFQGRVLVGVPGDHFKAAVVPYDLRHDEISIPSKMKDLLEIENDSEIFVTPFEYEK
- a CDS encoding succinylglutamate-semialdehyde dehydrogenase, yielding MSFKGDFINGQFLKIEKPDGEFKDISPADLSDVLMTVSFKHEHVDEACFAAKKAYSPWAHLSFEQRKEYLLRLKELFVTHEAEMAKAISRDTGKPLWDATTEAKALYGKIDITLNFSSKLIQEERIPNALPQVDGVIRYKPRGVMAVIGPFNFPAHLPNGHIIPALYAGNTVVFKPSEQTPFVGQLYSELIEKAQFPPGVFNMVQGDGESGRRLVSHEAVDGILFTGSYEVGLKIKQETMTHYWKILALEMGGKNSTVIWDDADMDKALYETLIGAYMSTGQRCSCTSRIFIHEKIAENFVERFYQSAKKLTIGHWSENPFMGPLINASAVEKYLRFQEIANRENCESMMRGKVLDLKTKGHYVTPSIHLVKKFDPKSVYQKSEIFGPNVAVFTVNDFDETLSQINSTGYGLVMALFTKNESLYKKALLEARVGLLNWNRTTNGASSKLPFGGMGKSGNDRPSAHFAIQYCTVPVASLEDLTPFDETKMVPGLTFTK
- the mltG gene encoding endolytic transglycosylase MltG; translation: MLKPSTINKPLRVFFLAVFSLISSLGILIGFLYWNFVFKPASKETKQVVYEITPQKTFKTIAKELEDANLVKNAQFFNIYAKIIGLRSKIKVGEYSLNSSMRPKEILNVLVSGISIFKPLTIPEGSNLFEIAEIFERMGLTTKEEFIRLCFDQEFIKSLLGYSVPSLEGYLYPETYQITKYMNLRDILKTQVKQFQNVFNDIMEKNKITYLKPNELLILASIIEKETGNPSERVLISSVFHNRLRIKMKLQTDPTILYGKSLSNKKLENNITKQDLLSDNNPYNTYRIPALPPGPISNPGRASLMAAIQPAQTNFLYFVSQNDGTSRFTENLREHNSNVEETQLNPKMREGKSWRDLKK